Proteins encoded by one window of Ulvibacter sp. MAR_2010_11:
- a CDS encoding gliding motility lipoprotein GldH, with product MHKIVFLVLIFLVVSCTSDTIVSETQPLPGYWEKDKTVEFSIPQLDSLKKYNVFLHLRNTNEYPYNNLFLIVSMQFPQGKTLVDTLEYRMATPDGTWLGEGIGSVKENKLWYKEKVSFFEEGNYNITITHAVRNNGDVEGVTQLDGITDVGYSIEEALQQ from the coding sequence ATGCATAAAATTGTTTTCTTAGTCTTAATTTTCCTCGTGGTTTCGTGCACATCCGATACGATTGTGAGTGAAACACAGCCGTTACCGGGGTATTGGGAAAAGGACAAAACTGTCGAATTCTCCATTCCGCAGCTGGATTCACTAAAAAAGTACAATGTTTTTTTACACCTGCGAAATACCAATGAGTATCCGTATAACAATCTTTTTTTAATTGTTTCCATGCAATTCCCTCAGGGAAAAACGCTGGTTGATACTTTGGAATACCGAATGGCAACTCCGGACGGCACATGGCTGGGCGAAGGAATAGGCAGTGTAAAGGAGAACAAACTTTGGTATAAGGAAAAGGTGTCTTTTTTTGAAGAAGGAAATTATAACATAACTATAACACATGCGGTTCGCAATAACGGTGATGTTGAAGGCGTTACCCAATTAGACGGGATAACAGACGTAGGATACAGTATAGAAGAAGCACTGCAACAGTAA
- a CDS encoding rhodanese-related sulfurtransferase: MQLYNTLSAKEREALLEAAGEDRLTLSFYQYAKIGNPELFRNHLFVAWNEMEVLGRIYVAHEGINAQLSVPAKKFGVFKAFLDGVYFLENVRLNIAIEHDLKSFLKLKVKVRNKIVADGLNDETFDVRNKGIHVDAETFNNLIEDPDTVLVDMRNHYESEIGHFKGAITPDVDTFRDSLDIIEADLKDHKADKKLVMYCTGGIRCEKASAYYKHKGFQQVYQLEGGIIEYARQVTSKGLENKFIGKNFVFDHRRGERITDAVIASCHQCGAPCDTHVNCANEACHLLFIQCEACAAKMESCCSSDCQEIIQLPYEEQKKLRQGIPNSNKIFKKGRSEKLKFKK; the protein is encoded by the coding sequence ATGCAACTGTACAACACTTTAAGTGCAAAAGAGAGGGAAGCTTTATTGGAAGCTGCCGGTGAGGACCGACTTACCCTTTCTTTTTATCAATACGCCAAAATTGGCAATCCCGAACTTTTTAGAAATCATTTGTTTGTCGCTTGGAACGAGATGGAAGTGCTCGGCCGAATTTACGTGGCGCACGAAGGCATTAACGCACAACTTTCTGTTCCTGCAAAAAAGTTTGGTGTTTTTAAGGCATTTTTGGACGGAGTTTATTTTTTGGAGAATGTCCGACTAAATATCGCGATCGAACACGATTTAAAATCGTTTTTAAAGCTGAAAGTAAAAGTACGCAACAAAATTGTCGCCGATGGTTTGAACGATGAAACATTCGATGTGCGAAACAAAGGTATACATGTAGACGCCGAAACTTTTAATAACCTTATTGAAGACCCCGATACGGTTTTGGTCGATATGCGCAATCATTACGAAAGCGAAATTGGCCATTTTAAAGGCGCCATTACTCCCGATGTGGATACATTTCGGGATTCGTTGGACATCATTGAAGCAGATCTTAAGGACCACAAAGCAGATAAAAAACTGGTGATGTATTGTACCGGAGGAATCCGTTGCGAAAAGGCCAGTGCTTACTATAAGCACAAAGGCTTTCAGCAGGTGTACCAGCTGGAAGGCGGCATCATAGAATATGCCAGACAGGTGACTTCCAAAGGCCTGGAGAACAAGTTTATCGGTAAAAATTTTGTGTTCGATCATCGCAGAGGTGAACGAATTACCGATGCCGTAATAGCAAGTTGTCACCAATGTGGAGCCCCTTGCGACACTCATGTTAATTGTGCTAACGAAGCCTGTCACCTATTGTTTATTCAATGTGAAGCCTGTGCGGCAAAAATGGAGAGTTGTTGTTCTTCAGACTGTCAGGAAATTATTCAATTGCCGTATGAGGAACAAAAAAAACTACGACAGGGCATTCCAAACAGTAATAAAATATTTAAAAAAGGGCGTTCCGAAAAACTAAAGTTCAAAAAATAG
- a CDS encoding ABC transporter ATP-binding protein, whose protein sequence is MSKTSILDVIDLSVSFGFKKSRTEVLHSISFSIAENEVVGIVGESGSGKSVTSMAIMGLLPSKNSRVKGQIIFEGEELLTKAPKALRKIMGKEIAMIFQEPMSALNPSLTCGFQVAEILQHHLAMKPSEAKKETISLFEKVKLPRPREIFSSYPHQISGGQMQRVMIAMAIACKPKLLIADEPTTALDVTVQKEILSLLKEIQKETKMSMLFISHDLGLVSEIADSLLVMYKGDIVESGSVFQIFKTPKDTYTKALLASRPTLDVRLSKLPTIASLTDGSFKAKEVTPQQRALKHKKMYMNAPLLEVRNLEKEYYSNAGLFKPKRGFKAVNDVSFKVFEGETLGLVGESGCGKSTLGKAILQLDRATAGSIKYRGKELLNLKPSEIRKLRKEIQLIFQDPYSSLNPRLLIGEALLEPMTVHNILKSQKVRKEKVLEVLERVGLDPSYYYRYPHELSGGQRQRVGIARTVVMEPKLVICDESVSALDISVQAQVLNLLNELKEDFGFTYIFISHDLAVVKYMADQLMVMNEGKIEELGDADEIYANPIKPYTRRLIDAIPKGL, encoded by the coding sequence ATGTCAAAAACCTCCATTTTAGATGTCATCGATCTATCAGTTTCCTTTGGATTCAAAAAATCCCGGACTGAAGTTTTGCATAGTATTTCCTTTTCAATAGCTGAAAATGAGGTAGTAGGCATCGTGGGTGAATCGGGATCGGGAAAATCGGTTACTTCTATGGCGATTATGGGATTGCTTCCTTCTAAAAATTCTCGGGTTAAAGGACAGATTATTTTTGAAGGCGAAGAATTGTTGACTAAAGCCCCAAAAGCACTTCGAAAGATCATGGGAAAAGAAATTGCGATGATATTTCAGGAACCTATGAGTGCTTTAAATCCGTCGCTTACTTGCGGATTTCAGGTTGCTGAAATTCTTCAACATCACTTGGCAATGAAGCCTTCCGAAGCAAAAAAAGAAACCATTTCACTTTTCGAAAAAGTAAAACTCCCGCGTCCACGGGAAATTTTCAGTAGTTATCCGCACCAAATTAGTGGCGGACAAATGCAGCGGGTGATGATTGCCATGGCGATTGCCTGTAAACCAAAATTGTTAATCGCCGATGAACCTACTACCGCTCTGGATGTTACCGTTCAAAAAGAAATTCTGTCGTTGCTTAAAGAAATTCAGAAAGAGACTAAAATGAGCATGTTGTTTATCTCACATGATCTTGGTTTGGTTTCAGAAATTGCAGACAGTCTGCTCGTCATGTACAAAGGTGATATTGTGGAATCGGGCAGTGTTTTCCAAATATTTAAAACTCCAAAAGACACCTATACTAAAGCTTTGTTGGCTTCACGACCCACATTAGATGTTCGTCTGTCCAAACTTCCTACGATTGCTTCCTTGACTGATGGGAGTTTTAAAGCGAAAGAGGTTACACCTCAGCAACGCGCCTTGAAACATAAAAAAATGTATATGAACGCTCCGCTTTTAGAGGTTCGTAATTTAGAAAAAGAGTATTATAGCAACGCCGGGCTTTTTAAGCCTAAAAGAGGTTTTAAGGCGGTGAATGATGTTAGTTTTAAGGTTTTTGAAGGTGAAACATTGGGCCTGGTAGGTGAATCAGGTTGCGGGAAATCCACACTTGGAAAAGCAATCCTTCAATTGGACAGGGCGACAGCAGGAAGTATTAAATACCGCGGCAAAGAATTATTAAACTTAAAACCTTCAGAAATTAGAAAATTGCGGAAAGAGATTCAGCTTATTTTCCAGGACCCTTATTCTTCATTGAATCCGAGGTTATTAATTGGAGAAGCATTGTTGGAACCCATGACGGTACACAATATTTTAAAATCGCAAAAGGTGCGAAAAGAAAAAGTGCTTGAGGTACTGGAGCGGGTGGGCTTGGATCCAAGTTATTATTATCGATATCCTCATGAACTTTCGGGCGGTCAACGACAACGGGTAGGAATTGCGCGTACTGTTGTAATGGAACCGAAGTTGGTAATTTGTGACGAATCGGTTTCGGCATTGGATATTTCGGTGCAGGCGCAGGTATTGAACTTATTAAATGAATTAAAAGAAGATTTTGGCTTCACCTATATATTTATATCCCACGATTTAGCTGTGGTAAAATATATGGCAGATCAGCTTATGGTAATGAATGAAGGTAAAATTGAAGAATTGGGAGATGCCGATGAGATTTATGCAAATCCGATAAAACCGTATACACGGCGCCTTATTGATGCCATTCCGAAAGGGTTATAA
- a CDS encoding regulatory iron-sulfur-containing complex subunit RicT, whose protein sequence is MGCTSCATGTNGQPKGCKNNGTCGTDGCNKLTVFDWLSNMSLPGNQEPFNAVEVRFKNGRKHFYQNPEKISLSIGDIVATEAESGHDIGIITLTGELVRVQMKKKKEPLAVEALPKIYRKASQRDIDVWQKVRDREADVQKQSREIAIRLGLQMKISDVEFQGDASKVIFYYTAEERVDFRQLIKDFARAFNTRIEMKQVGFRQEAARLGGIGSCGRELCCSTWLTDFRSVNTSAARFQQLSLNPQKLAGQCGKLKCCLNYELDTYLEALDEFPKSDVKLFTEKGAAVCQKSDIFKRMLWYAYEKEGMHWHPMDLEKVNEIIALNKKGKKVASLEEFVVEIEQKEEEIFSNVVGQDSLTRFDKPKGSRNTNRNKKRNKKRTPKKNA, encoded by the coding sequence ATGGGCTGTACAAGCTGTGCCACAGGTACCAACGGTCAGCCAAAGGGATGCAAGAACAATGGGACTTGCGGAACGGACGGCTGTAACAAATTAACGGTATTCGATTGGCTATCCAATATGTCACTTCCCGGAAATCAGGAGCCTTTCAATGCGGTTGAGGTGCGTTTTAAGAACGGAAGAAAACACTTTTATCAGAATCCTGAAAAAATCTCCTTGAGTATTGGAGACATAGTTGCCACCGAAGCCGAAAGCGGTCACGATATAGGAATAATTACTTTAACCGGAGAGCTGGTGCGGGTTCAAATGAAGAAGAAAAAGGAACCCCTGGCCGTAGAGGCACTTCCAAAGATTTACAGAAAAGCTTCTCAACGAGATATCGATGTTTGGCAGAAAGTGCGGGACCGAGAAGCCGACGTTCAAAAACAATCCCGTGAAATCGCAATCCGACTTGGACTACAAATGAAAATTTCGGATGTAGAGTTTCAAGGAGACGCTTCAAAGGTGATTTTTTATTACACAGCCGAAGAGCGCGTAGATTTCAGACAATTAATAAAAGATTTTGCCCGTGCTTTCAATACGCGAATTGAAATGAAACAGGTTGGATTTCGTCAGGAAGCAGCCCGATTGGGTGGTATTGGCTCTTGTGGCCGCGAATTGTGTTGTTCTACCTGGTTGACCGATTTCAGGTCGGTGAATACTTCGGCCGCACGATTTCAGCAGCTGTCTTTGAATCCGCAAAAATTAGCGGGACAATGCGGAAAATTAAAATGCTGCCTTAATTATGAATTAGACACCTATTTGGAGGCATTGGATGAATTTCCGAAAAGCGATGTAAAGCTATTTACCGAAAAAGGAGCCGCTGTTTGTCAGAAATCGGATATTTTTAAAAGAATGCTTTGGTATGCCTACGAAAAAGAAGGAATGCACTGGCATCCTATGGATTTAGAAAAGGTAAACGAAATTATAGCGCTTAACAAAAAAGGCAAGAAAGTAGCAAGTTTGGAAGAATTTGTTGTTGAGATAGAGCAAAAAGAAGAGGAAATTTTCAGCAATGTGGTGGGTCAGGACAGTTTAACGCGTTTCGATAAACCAAAAGGCAGCCGCAACACAAACAGAAACAAAAAAAGAAATAAAAAACGCACCCCTAAAAAGAATGCATAA
- a CDS encoding RNA polymerase sigma factor → MTLDELILQCKKQNAKAQGELYTRYSGTLFSICLRYSPNHAEAEDNLQDSFLTIFKKIEQFKDKGSFEGWMKRITVNTVLQKYRKQRVFDITNEEQIEDAEEDIEDHGVPLDFLLKIIQELPDRYRLVFSMYVLDDYSHKEIAEMLGISDGTSKSNLARARGILQQKITVYNSKLKNR, encoded by the coding sequence TTGACTTTAGACGAGCTCATATTACAATGTAAGAAGCAGAATGCTAAGGCACAAGGAGAATTGTACACACGTTATTCGGGTACTTTATTTTCTATTTGCCTTAGATATTCACCGAATCATGCAGAAGCCGAAGATAATCTACAGGATTCCTTTCTTACAATTTTTAAAAAAATTGAGCAGTTTAAAGACAAGGGTTCTTTTGAAGGCTGGATGAAACGAATTACCGTTAATACGGTGCTTCAAAAATACCGAAAACAACGTGTATTTGACATCACAAACGAAGAGCAGATTGAAGATGCAGAGGAAGACATTGAAGACCATGGTGTTCCGTTGGATTTTTTACTGAAGATAATTCAGGAACTCCCGGACCGGTATCGATTGGTATTTTCAATGTATGTTTTGGACGATTATTCACATAAAGAAATAGCCGAAATGTTAGGAATTTCTGATGGAACGTCTAAATCGAATCTGGCAAGAGCACGAGGAATATTGCAACAAAAGATTACAGTGTACAACAGCAAGCTTAAAAATAGATAA
- a CDS encoding penicillin-binding protein 1A yields the protein MAKKQVRKTKAPQNDERRNVRLFWKILGGIVGFIFLIFILASWGVFGSLPDETSLENPEKNLATEIIASDGKVIGKFYQENRTPVQYEELPDHLIKALIATEDVRFYDHSGIDAKGTVRAFVFLGAKGGASTISQQLAKLFFTEQVSRNKLSRATQKIKEWIIATRLERRYTKEEIITMYFNEYDFLNQAVGIESAANIYFDKAPSELTTVESAVLVGMFKNSSLYNPRRNPEGVRNRRNVVLAQMAKYDFISETVKDSLQALPLNIKYTPQGHDEGLATYFREYARAFMADWIKANPKTDGSKYDIYSDGLKVYTTIDSKMQEYAEQAVDMHISHLQKEFNKQNEKNKTAPFRDITEQETDDILKNSMRRSDRWKELEKQGKSEAEIVKSFSKKTAMTIFAWGGDKDTIMTPLDSIRYYKSFLQASLMSMTPQTGEVKAWVGGINYKHFKYDMVKKGKRQIGSTFKPFVYATVIDQMHMSPCDTLPNTQWTIPAGKYGLIKPWTPKNAGGGYGGMVTLKNALANSINTVTARLIDRVGPRPVIDLVKKMGVDTKEMPEAPSIALGTPDVSLYEMVGAYSTFANEGVFVKPTLITRIEDKNGTVLFQNVPETKDVISNETAYVTVSLMEGVTQSGSGQRLRHTWAVGNAAYKNAVTGYPYAFENPIAGKTGTTQNNSDGWFMGMVPNLVTGVWVGGEDRAVHFNSTTYGQGATMALPIWAIYMRKCYENEELGISKGSFKRPANLSIVTNCAEYREGNSDVEGIPDEFDF from the coding sequence ATGGCAAAAAAACAAGTACGAAAAACAAAAGCCCCTCAAAATGATGAGCGTCGAAATGTTCGATTGTTTTGGAAGATATTGGGAGGCATTGTAGGCTTTATCTTTTTGATATTTATATTGGCATCCTGGGGAGTCTTTGGAAGCCTTCCCGATGAAACCAGTCTGGAAAATCCTGAAAAAAATCTTGCTACCGAAATCATTGCTTCCGATGGAAAAGTGATAGGTAAATTTTATCAGGAAAACAGAACCCCGGTACAGTACGAAGAATTACCGGATCATTTAATAAAAGCATTAATTGCCACCGAGGATGTTCGGTTTTATGATCATTCGGGAATAGATGCCAAAGGTACCGTGAGAGCCTTCGTTTTTTTAGGAGCTAAAGGTGGGGCCAGCACCATTTCACAACAGTTGGCAAAACTGTTTTTTACCGAACAAGTTTCTCGAAATAAACTGTCCAGAGCCACTCAGAAAATAAAAGAATGGATTATCGCGACTCGTTTGGAACGGCGCTATACCAAGGAAGAAATCATTACCATGTATTTTAACGAATACGATTTCTTAAATCAGGCGGTTGGAATTGAGTCGGCAGCCAATATCTATTTCGACAAGGCTCCTTCCGAATTAACCACGGTTGAATCTGCCGTTTTGGTAGGAATGTTTAAAAACTCATCACTTTATAATCCGCGTCGTAATCCTGAAGGAGTGCGCAACCGAAGAAATGTAGTCCTGGCACAAATGGCCAAATACGATTTTATTTCCGAGACGGTGAAGGATTCATTACAAGCCCTTCCACTCAATATAAAATATACGCCGCAAGGACATGATGAAGGTTTGGCGACCTATTTCAGGGAATATGCAAGAGCCTTTATGGCCGATTGGATAAAGGCAAATCCGAAGACCGACGGATCTAAATACGATATCTACAGCGACGGATTGAAAGTCTACACCACAATCGATTCAAAAATGCAGGAATACGCCGAACAAGCTGTAGACATGCATATTTCACATCTTCAGAAAGAATTCAACAAACAAAACGAAAAGAATAAAACAGCACCTTTTCGTGACATAACAGAACAAGAAACAGACGATATCCTAAAAAATTCCATGCGCCGTAGTGACCGCTGGAAAGAGTTGGAAAAGCAAGGGAAAAGCGAGGCAGAAATTGTAAAAAGTTTCAGCAAAAAAACAGCCATGACCATTTTTGCATGGGGCGGAGATAAGGATACCATCATGACTCCCTTGGATTCTATTCGCTATTACAAATCCTTTTTACAGGCTTCTTTAATGTCTATGACTCCGCAAACCGGAGAAGTAAAGGCCTGGGTGGGAGGAATTAATTACAAGCACTTTAAATACGACATGGTGAAAAAGGGCAAGCGCCAAATTGGCTCTACCTTCAAGCCTTTTGTTTATGCCACGGTGATAGATCAGATGCATATGTCGCCATGCGACACACTGCCTAACACACAATGGACTATTCCGGCCGGAAAATACGGTTTAATTAAACCGTGGACTCCCAAAAATGCCGGAGGAGGTTATGGCGGTATGGTCACTTTAAAAAATGCGCTGGCGAATTCCATCAACACAGTAACGGCGAGACTTATAGATCGAGTAGGCCCCAGGCCGGTAATCGATTTGGTCAAAAAGATGGGGGTAGACACCAAAGAAATGCCCGAAGCACCTTCGATAGCCTTGGGAACTCCCGATGTATCTTTATATGAAATGGTGGGAGCCTACAGTACTTTCGCCAATGAAGGAGTTTTTGTAAAGCCCACTTTGATTACGCGAATTGAGGATAAAAACGGAACGGTATTGTTTCAGAACGTACCCGAAACCAAAGATGTAATCAGTAACGAAACGGCATATGTTACGGTAAGTTTAATGGAGGGTGTTACCCAGAGTGGATCGGGACAACGACTTCGTCATACATGGGCAGTTGGAAATGCTGCTTACAAGAATGCCGTAACCGGATATCCATACGCTTTCGAAAATCCAATTGCCGGAAAGACCGGTACCACCCAAAACAATAGTGACGGATGGTTTATGGGAATGGTTCCCAATTTGGTGACCGGAGTATGGGTAGGAGGAGAAGACAGAGCGGTTCATTTTAATTCTACTACCTACGGACAAGGAGCCACTATGGCATTGCCAATTTGGGCTATTTATATGCGAAAATGCTACGAAAACGAAGAATTAGGCATTTCGAAAGGAAGCTTTAAACGCCCGGCGAATTTATCAATTGTCACCAATTGTGCCGAATATAGAGAAGGGAATTCAGATGTGGAAGGCATTCCGGATGAGTTCGATTTTTAA
- a CDS encoding CoA transferase subunit A, with translation MINKTVLNVSEACKGVKDGMTFMLGGFGLSGIPENSIAELVRLNVKGVTCISNNAGVDNFGLGQLLQKHQIKKMISSYVGENAEFERQMLSGELEVELIPQGTLAQRCLAAQSGIPAFYTPAGYGTEVAEGKESREFNGKMHIMEKAFKADFAFVKAWKGDAAGNLIFKGTARNFNPNMCGAAAITVAEVEELVPVGSLDPNQIHIPGIFVQRIFKGEAYEKRIEQLTVRKRN, from the coding sequence ATGATTAATAAAACTGTTTTAAATGTTTCCGAAGCCTGCAAAGGTGTAAAAGACGGGATGACATTTATGTTAGGCGGCTTCGGTTTAAGCGGGATACCCGAAAACTCTATTGCCGAACTGGTCCGACTCAATGTAAAAGGAGTTACCTGTATTTCCAATAATGCGGGTGTGGATAATTTTGGATTGGGACAATTGCTTCAGAAGCATCAAATAAAGAAAATGATCTCTTCCTATGTAGGTGAAAACGCCGAATTTGAGCGTCAGATGCTAAGTGGCGAGTTGGAAGTTGAATTGATTCCGCAAGGAACGTTGGCACAACGATGTCTGGCCGCCCAAAGTGGAATTCCTGCTTTTTACACTCCTGCCGGATATGGTACCGAAGTGGCCGAAGGCAAGGAATCCCGTGAGTTTAACGGAAAGATGCATATAATGGAAAAGGCGTTTAAAGCCGATTTTGCCTTTGTAAAAGCATGGAAGGGTGATGCGGCCGGGAATCTGATATTTAAAGGAACTGCCCGGAATTTTAACCCCAATATGTGCGGTGCAGCAGCTATCACCGTTGCCGAAGTAGAAGAATTGGTTCCGGTGGGTTCTTTAGATCCCAATCAGATTCATATCCCGGGGATTTTTGTACAACGCATTTTTAAAGGGGAAGCCTACGAAAAAAGAATCGAGCAATTAACCGTAAGAAAGAGAAACTGA
- a CDS encoding CoA transferase subunit B yields MSLTKEQIAKRIAKEVKDGYYVNLGIGIPTLVANFVRSDIEVEFQSENGILGMGPFPFEGEEDPDLINAGKQTITALPGASFFDSATSFSMIRGQHVDLTILGAMEVSQNGDIANWKIPGKMVKGMGGAMDLVASAENIIVAMMHTNREGESKVLKNCSLPLTGVNCVKKVVTNLAVLEVVNGSFKLLERAPGISVEQIQNATEGNLIVEGEIPEMAL; encoded by the coding sequence ATGAGTTTGACAAAAGAACAAATAGCGAAACGCATCGCAAAGGAAGTAAAGGACGGATATTATGTGAATCTCGGAATTGGAATACCAACGCTGGTCGCCAATTTTGTACGCAGTGATATTGAAGTGGAGTTTCAAAGTGAGAATGGAATACTAGGGATGGGACCCTTTCCTTTTGAAGGTGAAGAAGACCCCGATTTGATCAATGCCGGGAAGCAAACCATTACTGCACTTCCGGGAGCTTCTTTCTTCGATTCGGCCACCAGCTTTTCAATGATACGCGGGCAACATGTGGATCTTACCATTTTAGGCGCCATGGAAGTATCGCAAAACGGCGATATCGCTAACTGGAAGATTCCGGGGAAAATGGTAAAGGGCATGGGAGGCGCCATGGATCTTGTAGCTTCGGCTGAAAATATTATTGTCGCCATGATGCACACCAACAGGGAAGGTGAATCTAAAGTGCTTAAAAATTGCAGTTTGCCCCTTACCGGAGTGAATTGTGTAAAGAAGGTGGTTACCAATTTGGCTGTATTGGAAGTGGTAAACGGAAGCTTTAAATTACTGGAAAGAGCTCCTGGAATATCTGTGGAACAAATTCAAAACGCGACAGAAGGAAACCTGATAGTTGAAGGTGAAATTCCCGAAATGGCATTATAA
- the recA gene encoding recombinase RecA, with product MSNEKDAKLKALKLTLDKLDKTYGKGAVMKMGDKAVQEVEIIPTGSLGLDVALGVGGYPRGRVVEIYGPESSGKTTLTLHAIAEAQKKGGIAAFIDAEHAFDRYYAEKLGVDIENLIISQPDNGEQALEITDNLIRSGAIDIIVIDSVAALTPKSEIEGEMGDSKMGLHARLMSQALRKLTGSISKTNCTVIFINQLREKIGVMFGNPETTTGGNALKFYASVRLDIRRSTQIKDTDSNVKGNKTRVKVVKNKVAPPFKTAEFDIMYGEGISKVGEIIDLGVDFEIIKKSGSWFSYDDTKLGQGRDAVKTLLLDNPELMDELEQKIKEAITALNQ from the coding sequence ATGAGTAACGAAAAAGACGCAAAACTAAAGGCTTTAAAGCTCACTTTAGATAAATTGGATAAAACTTACGGAAAAGGTGCCGTGATGAAAATGGGCGACAAGGCCGTGCAGGAAGTGGAAATAATCCCAACAGGATCATTAGGGTTGGATGTGGCCTTAGGAGTTGGAGGATATCCCAGAGGAAGAGTTGTTGAAATTTACGGTCCGGAATCTTCAGGGAAGACTACTTTAACCTTGCACGCCATTGCAGAAGCGCAAAAAAAGGGTGGCATTGCAGCGTTTATAGATGCAGAACACGCCTTTGACAGATATTATGCTGAAAAACTGGGAGTAGACATAGAAAACCTCATCATCTCACAACCCGATAACGGGGAGCAAGCGCTCGAAATTACCGATAACTTGATTCGAAGTGGCGCCATAGATATAATTGTAATCGATTCGGTTGCGGCATTGACTCCTAAAAGTGAGATAGAAGGTGAAATGGGAGATAGTAAGATGGGGTTGCATGCCAGACTTATGTCACAGGCACTTCGAAAATTAACCGGATCTATCAGCAAGACGAATTGTACCGTGATATTTATCAACCAATTACGTGAAAAAATTGGTGTGATGTTTGGAAATCCTGAAACTACCACAGGTGGAAACGCCTTAAAATTTTATGCTTCGGTGCGATTAGACATTCGTCGTTCTACGCAAATTAAAGATACAGATAGCAATGTAAAGGGCAATAAAACCCGGGTGAAGGTGGTAAAAAACAAAGTAGCTCCTCCTTTTAAAACAGCCGAATTTGATATTATGTATGGAGAGGGAATTTCCAAGGTAGGCGAGATTATAGATCTTGGAGTAGATTTTGAAATCATTAAAAAGAGTGGTTCCTGGTTTAGTTACGACGATACTAAACTTGGACAAGGGCGTGATGCCGTAAAAACACTTTTACTGGATAATCCCGAATTGATGGACGAACTCGAACAAAAAATCAAGGAAGCCATTACAGCCCTAAACCAATAA